Proteins from a single region of Megachile rotundata isolate GNS110a chromosome 7, iyMegRotu1, whole genome shotgun sequence:
- the mamo gene encoding zinc finger protein 628-like isoform X2 — protein sequence MGSEHYCLRWNNHQSNLLGVFSQLLESESLVDVTLACTEGPSIRAHKVVLSACSSYFQALFLDHPNRHPIVILKDVRFAELRTLVDFMYKGEVNVEYCQLSALLKTAESLKVKGLADMTNINAAVASRDDQQQQHQQQQQQQQQQQQQQQQQQQQQQQQQHTSTSEGIQRETSREHHRERESIKESSNKERDREGNTSGGTGVSSAGVKECEQSQQNVTQPPTSESTEAVDMTDCPPSPTGPGSPCPGPLALDRPRRDSEDVASLEETRGTLSPISVHSGPSDMSLSNNTGGTTGVLPLNLPQSRLPSPHSTEPLAGPSGLPPVQQVPLSLKKEIDWERSTEERSSSSEISKDYRLPPEPELMGVDERVFACMYCGASFLHQSKLARHILSHSLESLKYREQAAHLQVQAQLGLEPGMHLPPEAHYPTAGTIEPMDLELAAHSDPTSGVVLCKFCGKSFPDVGFLIAHLPAHTGDRPFKCEFCGKAFKLRHHMKDHCRVHTGERPFRCALCGKTFSRSTILKAHEKTHYPKYVRKFLSPSPVEPSEEEAPPPPPPHH from the exons ATGGGAAGTGAGCATTACTGCCTGAGGTGGAACAATCATCAGAGCAACTTGCTGGGTGTGTTCAGTCAATTGCTGGAGTCGGAGTCGCTGGTGGACGTGACACTGGCGTGCACGGAGGGACCTTCGATACGTGCCCACAAGGTAGTCCTCTCCGCGTGTTCCAGCTACTTCCAGGCCCTGTTCCTCGACCACCCGAACCGCCACCCCATAGTCATCCTAAAGGACGTACGTTTCGCCGAGCTACGTACCCTCGTCGACTTCATGTACAAAGGCGAAGTAAACGTCGAGTACTGCCAGCTATCGGCCCTCCTCAAGACAGCGGAGAGCCTGAAGGTGAAGGGTCTAGCGGATATGACAAACATCAACGCGGCGGTAGCGTCGAGAGACGACCAACAACAACAGcaccaacaacaacaacagcagcagcagcaacagcaacagcaacagcagcaacagcaacaacaacaacaacaacagcaacacaCGAGCACATCCGAGGGTATACAGCGCGAGACGTCGCGAGAACATCATCGGGAACGCGAAAGTATAAAGGAATCGAGCAATAAAGAAAGAGACAGGGAAGGAAACACGTCCGGTGGCACGGGGGTGTCATCAGCTGGGGTCAAAGAATGCGAACAAAGCCAACAAAACGTTACCCAACCACCCACCAGCGAGTCCACCGAGGCGGTAGACATGACGGACTGTCCACCATCGCCTACAGGACCCGGTAGCCCTTGTCCAGGACCTTTAGCCCTTGATCGACCTAGGAGGGACTCCGAAGATGTCGCCAGTCTAGAAGAAACGAGGGGTACCCTTAGTCCGATCTCGGTGCACAGTGGACCCTCGGATATGAGTCTAAGTAATAATACTGGTGGCACCACTGGCGTACTTCCGTTGAATCTACCACAGAGCCGACTTCCGTCCCCGCACAGTACAGAACCTCTCGCGGGCCCGTCGGGGTTACCTCCGGTTCAGCAAGTTCCACTT TCGTTAAAAAAAGAGATAGACTGGGAAAGATCGACCGAGGAGCGAAGCTCGAGCAGCGAAATATCCAAGGACTACAGACTCCCACCAGAACCG GAGTTGATGGGTGTGGATGAGCGGGTGTTTGCGTGCATGTACTGCGGTGCCTCGTTCCTCCACCAGAGCAAGCTGGCGCGGCACATCCTCTCGCACAGCCTCGAGTCGCTCAAGTACCGTGAGCAGGCGGCCCACCTGCAGGTGCAGGCTCAGCTGGGCCTCGAACCCGGTATGCACCTGCCGCCCGAGGCCCACTACCCCACCGCAGGTACGATCGAGCCGATGGACCTCGAGCTCGCGGCCCACTCGGACCCAACCTCCGGCGTCGTCCTCTGCAAGTTCTGCGGCAAGTCGTTCCCGGACGTTGGCTTCCTGATAGCCCATCTACCTGCCCATACAGGCGACAGGCCGTTCAAGTGCGAGTTCTGTGGCAAGGCGTTTAAGTTACGCCATCACATGAAGGATCATTGTCGGGTGCACACCGGCGAACGGCCGTTCCGGTGTGCGCTGTGCGGCAAGACCTTCTCGAGGTCGACGATACTGAAGGCCCACGAAAAGACACATTACCCGAAGTATGTGCGCAAGTTCCTGTCCCCAAGTCCCGTGGAACCCTCCGAGGAAGAGGCCccgccaccgccaccgccgCATCATTGA